The genomic window GGTAATTGGACGCGACCCCAGCTGCCAAGTTGTCTTGGATGCCATGACGTATCGAATGGTATCTCGTCGTCATGCAGTGGTTCGTCCCCTCTCTCTATCCCCAGATAGCAAATTCAGCTGGGTGCTTTGTGATTTAAATAGCGCTAATGGCACTTATTTGAATGGACAACGCTTGTATGAATGTCAGGAACTGCACCCAGGCGATCGCTTTTCTCTAGGTGCTGATGGTCCACAATACGTTTTTGAGTACGAGTTTACCTACCAAACCCCGGCCACAACAGTTAACCAAGTTACACCATTACCTTCGGCAACAAACTACCACAACCACACGCAATTAAAGCAGCCAGATTCTGTTAGCTTCACCCAGCTTTTTCCGATTATTTCTACTGGTAAAGATTTAACTCGTAAAGCTTACCTCATACCGGGAATACTGACCGTAATTTTTGTAGTGCTAATGTTTGCTACAGTTGGTCAGCCCCGAGCTAATCAAGTGATCGTAGCAAGTTACATCGCCTTCGCTGCCTACTATTTTGTTTACCAACTTTGCGGTAAACAGAAGCCTTGGTGGGTGCTAATGGGTGCGGCATTGGGTACAACGCTGATTTTACTCAGTCCGCTGTTGGATTTATTTATCTTTGTGTTTCGCATCCTACCTAGAAGCTTGCCCTTACCCCAAGAACCTATTACCTTCACAGAGTTGCTGGTGCGGATGTTTTTTGGGGCTGGGTTGATGGAGGAATTACTCAAGGCATTGCCTGTACTAGCGGCGTTTGCCATCGGTAGAATGTTGTCTTCACCTTGGCGGGAACGGATAGGCGTCTGGGAACCTCTAGATGGTATTCTCCTGGGAACGGCTTCTGCTGTGGGTTTCACTCTATTGGAAACTCTCGGTCAATATGTACCGGATATAACTCTAAATGTCGCGCAACAGGTGGGTACAGGCGCTGCTGGTCAACTGGCGGGTTTACAGCTGCTAATTCCGCGAATTTTAGGCTCTGTAGCCGGACACATGGCTTATAGTGGCTACCTGGGTTATTTTATCGGGTTGGCTGTCCTCAAACCCAGTAGAAGTTGGCAAATTCTTTCTATTGGTTATCTTAGTGCCTCTGCTCTCCACGCTCTGTGGAATGCTACAGGATCAATCAATGCCTTGCTGTTGGTAGTTGTAGGGGTGTTATCTTACGCCTTTTTGATGGCGGCAATTCTCAAGGCACGGGCGCTGTCACCGACGCGATCGCAAAATTTTGCTACCCGATTTCTGGGCCCAAAATAAGAGGGGAGGGAGGGAGGGAGGGAGTGAGGGAGAAATAATCAACGTCTAATGATTCTTGAATATTTATCTCTTGGGATAGATGGCCTAGTTTAAAAATTAGCCCACTGTAAACTTATACTGGTACAACTATACCTAAAAAATAAAGATCATTAAACCTCTTACAAAAGTCTTGATTTTCGACTCTTTCTTTGCGCCTCTGCGTAAGACAAACCAACATCTTTCCAAGAGACGCCTCTGAACAGAGTGAGTACAAAGGGGGGGCTACGCGAATACAGCGCCCGATGAAAAAAATTTAGCTTTCTCTACTTTTCTATTCCCTGTCACCTGTCACCTGTTCCCTATTTAAGGTTCAGACTGAGACTTGTTGAGTTGAGTAAAAGCATAGTAAGCGATCGCTAAACTAACCTTTGCTTTGTCTACTTCTGATAAAGCTGTCCACTCACTATTGTTAAGATTACTAACCGCAGATGACGCGTTTTGTGATTCGCTACTCCGCATCGCGTAAGCAAAAGGACGAGCCAAAACTAAAAGATCCTCTGTTCCCCAAGTTGGTAGTACTGTCTGAACGCACTCAACCAGTTGCTCACCCATTGATTGCTGGGCAGCAAAAATTTCAGTAGCTTTGGTGGCGATGGTATTGAGCAATCCTTGGGGGATACAGGCGGCAAAAGTAGTGCGTAATGTTTCTTGAAGATTAAGCACTACTGCCTGTTGTCGGTTGCTATTGTAGTCTGGGGTAGAAGCAATACCAGACCAAAGTGTGTCTAGATGGCTATAAAAATCTTGCGATCGCGTTGTCAGTTCTTCCTCAAGCAAATCTTGCATTCCAAACTGTTGTTCTAACTCGTGAAAATAAGCTTCTGACTCTTCATCCGCTGGATTCCAGGGATAAGTAGCATCGTCTGGTTCCAGTAACGCTTCCAATAACTCTAAATCTATTTGAGACGGCAAAGAAGAGTAAGTGTCTGAGCCGTTACTTTTATTAGCCATTTTTTCTTACCTCACAATTATTTGGTGGTATTGACAGCTACAATTCCCAAGAAGAGATTTCCGCAAAAATAATTCATTTTTTATCTATTAAAAATAGATTATTTTAAAGGCTGATGCTAAAGACCAAAATGCATTTATCCCATAGCTCTGCTAGGAGGTTTCAATAATAAACTCCCAGATTTCACCTCTAGCACTTCCAAACTTTAACTGCATTCCCGATTTCAAAGGGACTTCCTCTCGGAGGATTTGTTGCCAGCCATTAGGTCCTAAAAACCAGGTTGTCCCGTAGGTGGAAAAATCTTGTAAGTAATAAGTTCGCACCAGTGTAGCATCAGTAAGAGTATTGCGGCAGAAGATTTCGGCGTGGCGTTTGGATACAGATGGTTCCGGGATGACAATCTCATTATCTTTCGTGCGGCCGATGCGGGTAACTCCATAAGGCAGTAGCCAGGTTTTCCCTTTTGAGGTGAGCGATCGCAAAGAAGCAGTCGGAAGCGGGGAATCTACATCAGGAATGGCTGTGTCTGGTAGTTCGGTAATCCCTTCATCCAGATTTTTAATGAGTTCGCCGTCAAAATCTGGATGCAGATAGAGAACAGGCAAAGTCCAAGCAGGTTGATTAAATTTATACAATGTTAATAACTCTTGCCTAGCCTGTGCTACGGCTTCATCAATTGGTTTGCGCGATCGCAAAGCTTCGGTAAAGGCTTGAATAAAACTGTGGCTTTCGTGGTCAGCAATTTCATCGCGCATCCCCAAAACCGCAGGCACACCATGACGAATCAGTACTTCTGCTAAACTGCTAGCAGGTATAGCTTGATGATTGATAGCAGCTGGTTGTGCGCCCCAACAGGCGTTGAAAACCGCTAGTTTCACACCTGTACGGGTCAATACTTGCGCCAATTCTATCCCATTCAGGGGCATGTCTGGTTGCAAAAACAGTAACCCCCCGTCTGGGTCTGGCAAACCATGTCCAGCGTAAAAGAAAACATTGTATGCTCTGGTTTCTAATTCTTGAATCAACTCCTGTGGAGTTGGTTGTATGAGTTGATTCACTATACAAGGTGCATATCTTTGGGAATTACCACCCACAGGCGTATCTGCAAGAGTTTGCTGTAGGATAGCAGCTTCTTGTTCCAGTTCCAGGTTTTCATCATGACCTAAAACCAGCAGGATACTTAAAGCCTGGTCAGTTCGCAAATACGGTAAGGCATCAACTTCACTGCTGGTGCGACTAAAGAGCAAATCTGGGGAGAGAGACATAGCCGATTGACCAGGCTGACGCTGCATAATTTCCCAAGGCAGAGCAATCAGATCCGGGTCACGAATTTCTAGTCGAAAGCGCAAACGTGTATGCTGACCCATAGCCATACCGCGACTGCGTTCCAGGCTACCAAGAATTTGCCCGTCGAATACCCAGCGCCATAGATTCATTCCCAAGTATTGCATCAGACGACTGCTGTAGGGGCCAGTGGTTTGACTTGAAGGTGGTGAAATCCAATCTATGGGCAATGGGTTGGACTTTTGAGATGTTGAATTTGGGGAAATATCTAGGCGACTATGACCAGCAAACATCTGCTGCCATTCTTGCCAGACTTGATTGACTTCAACAGGCCATACACAGTCACGTAAAACGTAGCCACTGGGATAGGGAGCCTTGACCACCCAAATGGCGAAGTTGTCAGTGCCAGTGTTTAAGAGACGGGCGATCGCCAAATTCAGGGATGGCATGGATTCATTAAACTAAAAGCTAAAACAAATAATTTAAAATAACAATTCTTCAAGATGAAAATTTTCTACTTTTTGACCTTGTAAGTTTTTATTTTGGTAGTTACCTGTTATTATTCCAGGTTTTTACCAGTTTATCGAGTATTTGACTAAGTTGGACTAGTGTCAGGTGCAGGTGATGGAATCGCTGGCGGTTGGGTGACGGTTCTACATGGATTTGGTGCGTCTGATTGTAAAACTAAGACCCCAGAGCGTTTCAGTTGGGATAAGTCCAGCAATACTGTTTTCTCTGTTGACGGCAAAGGTTTTGAATTTGGTGGAATTGAGGAAGTTACTGTTGGGTTACTAGTATTAGCTGGAGTTTGCGTGCTTTTATTGGCACAGACTCGCATAGACACCGAATTACCAGAAGCAGGTTGGGGATTTGCTTTTGTGTTGATAACTTCTAAAAAAGCTCCAGGGGGAAGCGATTGGTTGTTTCCCAAAGAGATTTGATTGTTGGTTTTAATTACCCAGCCAGGAGAAAGGTTAGCAAGCGATCGCGGTGCAGATGTCGCTTTGATGGTAGGGTTTGGAGTTGTTGTCGGATTGGAAAAAAATGGAAATTGCCATGATTGCGATCGCAGTTGCTTCACGAACAATCCTAAAGAACCTGCTGCTACCACAACTATTAACAGAACTATCCACTGTAGCGGTAAACTGCGAGTTTTAGCATGCTCAGTGTCTGGAATCACCTGAGTTTTGTGGTTGGGGCGATCTAAAAGTGTCGGATCTGCCACTCTCGAAGTAAAATCAACAGTTTTGGCAGAAAAACTCTCTGGAATGACGACTTTGATCGTGATTTCTGGTTCCCAGTACTGGACTTGATAGTGGACTAAAGCGACGGTGACATTATCGTGTCCATTTTTAGCATTAGCGATTTCGACTAATCTATCCGCAACATTTGCTATACTTGCTTCCCCAACTAAAATCGGCAAGATTTCTGTTTCCCAATATTCTTCCACCCGATCAAAATCACTCAAACCATCAGATGTGAGCAGAAAAACAGCATCTTCGTCGAGCATAAACCGTCCAGATGTGGGATGCAATGAAGTGCTCGGTCCCATGCCCAAAGCTTGAACTAGAGAGCCAGCAGCACTCTGTTGTACAGCCTCACGATAAATGGCATAACCTAGCCGCACCTCGCGGGAAGCAACATCATCGTCGAGGGTAACTTGATAACAGCCGTGGCGGGTAATCCAGT from Nostoc sp. UHCC 0926 includes these protein-coding regions:
- a CDS encoding CHAT domain-containing protein, with translation MPSLNLAIARLLNTGTDNFAIWVVKAPYPSGYVLRDCVWPVEVNQVWQEWQQMFAGHSRLDISPNSTSQKSNPLPIDWISPPSSQTTGPYSSRLMQYLGMNLWRWVFDGQILGSLERSRGMAMGQHTRLRFRLEIRDPDLIALPWEIMQRQPGQSAMSLSPDLLFSRTSSEVDALPYLRTDQALSILLVLGHDENLELEQEAAILQQTLADTPVGGNSQRYAPCIVNQLIQPTPQELIQELETRAYNVFFYAGHGLPDPDGGLLFLQPDMPLNGIELAQVLTRTGVKLAVFNACWGAQPAAINHQAIPASSLAEVLIRHGVPAVLGMRDEIADHESHSFIQAFTEALRSRKPIDEAVAQARQELLTLYKFNQPAWTLPVLYLHPDFDGELIKNLDEGITELPDTAIPDVDSPLPTASLRSLTSKGKTWLLPYGVTRIGRTKDNEIVIPEPSVSKRHAEIFCRNTLTDATLVRTYYLQDFSTYGTTWFLGPNGWQQILREEVPLKSGMQLKFGSARGEIWEFIIETS
- a CDS encoding PrsW family glutamic-type intramembrane protease, producing the protein MTGKNARHNAFLRLVSGNGAAFGSESRYSLPPSKEMVIGRDPSCQVVLDAMTYRMVSRRHAVVRPLSLSPDSKFSWVLCDLNSANGTYLNGQRLYECQELHPGDRFSLGADGPQYVFEYEFTYQTPATTVNQVTPLPSATNYHNHTQLKQPDSVSFTQLFPIISTGKDLTRKAYLIPGILTVIFVVLMFATVGQPRANQVIVASYIAFAAYYFVYQLCGKQKPWWVLMGAALGTTLILLSPLLDLFIFVFRILPRSLPLPQEPITFTELLVRMFFGAGLMEELLKALPVLAAFAIGRMLSSPWRERIGVWEPLDGILLGTASAVGFTLLETLGQYVPDITLNVAQQVGTGAAGQLAGLQLLIPRILGSVAGHMAYSGYLGYFIGLAVLKPSRSWQILSIGYLSASALHALWNATGSINALLLVVVGVLSYAFLMAAILKARALSPTRSQNFATRFLGPK